The following are from one region of the Segatella oris genome:
- a CDS encoding adenylosuccinate synthase, with the protein MNTTGKVDVLLGLQWGDEGKGKVVDVLTPNYDVVARFQGGPNAGHTLEFEGQKYVLRSIPSGIFQGGKVNIIGNGVVLAPDLFMGEAKDLEKSGHPLKERLHISKKAHLIMPTHRLLDRAYEAAKGKAKVGTTGKGIGPTYTDKISRNGLRVGDIIENFQEKYAAHKARHMKMLEALGWIDFEGLDEVEKTWMEGVDYMCQFHFVDSEHEINNILRSGKSILCEGAQGTMLDVDFGSYPFVTSSNTVCAGACTGLGIGPNKIGEVYGIMKAYCTRVGAGPFPTELFDETGKMLRDLGHEYGAVTGRERRCGWVDLIQLRYSIMINGVTQLILMKSDVLDSFETIKACVAYKLKDGSLTKELPYELEGVEPVYKEFPGWKTDMTKFTEQSQFPQAFHNYIKFLEDFLETPIKIVSIGPDREQTVIL; encoded by the coding sequence ATGAATACAACAGGTAAAGTTGATGTCCTGCTCGGTTTGCAGTGGGGGGATGAAGGAAAAGGGAAAGTAGTTGATGTCTTGACACCGAACTATGATGTTGTAGCGCGCTTTCAGGGTGGTCCTAATGCAGGCCACACATTAGAGTTTGAAGGCCAGAAATATGTGCTTCGCTCAATTCCTTCAGGTATCTTCCAAGGTGGTAAGGTAAATATCATTGGCAATGGAGTTGTGCTTGCCCCTGATTTGTTTATGGGAGAAGCCAAGGACTTGGAGAAAAGTGGTCATCCTTTGAAAGAGCGTCTGCATATATCTAAGAAAGCTCACCTCATTATGCCGACACATCGCCTTTTAGACCGTGCCTATGAAGCAGCTAAGGGAAAGGCTAAAGTGGGTACTACGGGGAAAGGAATAGGCCCGACTTACACTGATAAGATAAGCCGTAATGGTTTGAGAGTAGGGGATATTATTGAGAACTTTCAAGAAAAATATGCTGCTCACAAGGCGCGTCACATGAAGATGCTGGAAGCGCTGGGCTGGATAGACTTCGAAGGTCTCGATGAGGTTGAAAAGACGTGGATGGAAGGAGTTGATTATATGTGCCAGTTCCATTTTGTTGATTCTGAGCACGAAATCAACAATATCCTGCGTTCAGGGAAAAGCATTCTGTGTGAAGGTGCTCAGGGAACCATGCTTGACGTGGATTTTGGCTCTTACCCATTCGTTACATCCTCCAATACCGTTTGTGCGGGAGCCTGCACCGGTTTGGGAATAGGTCCTAACAAAATAGGCGAAGTTTATGGCATCATGAAGGCTTATTGCACTCGTGTTGGTGCAGGCCCTTTCCCTACAGAGCTTTTTGATGAAACAGGCAAAATGCTTCGTGACCTTGGCCATGAATATGGTGCTGTGACAGGACGTGAACGCCGTTGTGGTTGGGTAGACCTCATTCAATTGCGTTATTCTATTATGATTAATGGTGTTACCCAGCTGATACTCATGAAGAGTGATGTGCTTGATTCCTTTGAAACAATCAAGGCATGCGTGGCGTATAAACTGAAAGATGGAAGCCTTACGAAGGAATTGCCTTACGAACTTGAAGGTGTTGAACCTGTCTATAAGGAGTTCCCTGGTTGGAAGACGGATATGACTAAGTTTACTGAACAATCACAATTCCCACAGGCGTTCCATAATTACATTAAGTTTTTAGAGGATTTCCTGGAGACACCCATAAAGATAGTCTCTATAGGGCCTGACAGAGAACAGACTGTTATTTTATAA
- a CDS encoding Fur family transcriptional regulator — protein MAREETQRAYDVLNKFLKSDNHRKTPERYAVLDAIYSMDSLFTMDALNEALNEKRFRVSRATLYNCMNLFLKLGLVVRHHLQDAIVYEAAFSAQGYVRLICRMCGRVTELKNLELEKTIGEMKISRFRKDNFTLYLYGVCGKCQSKKIR, from the coding sequence ATGGCAAGAGAGGAAACCCAACGGGCTTACGATGTTCTGAATAAGTTTCTGAAATCGGATAATCACCGCAAAACTCCTGAACGTTATGCAGTGTTGGATGCTATCTACAGTATGGATAGCCTTTTCACTATGGATGCCTTAAATGAGGCTTTGAATGAAAAAAGATTTAGGGTGAGCAGGGCAACTCTTTATAATTGTATGAATTTATTCCTGAAGTTAGGGCTCGTAGTCAGGCATCATCTTCAGGATGCCATAGTCTATGAGGCGGCATTCTCTGCACAGGGGTATGTTCGGCTGATTTGCCGGATGTGTGGAAGGGTTACGGAACTGAAGAACCTGGAACTTGAGAAAACAATTGGAGAAATGAAAATCAGCCGTTTTCGTAAAGATAATTTCACGCTCTATTTATATGGAGTTTGTGGTAAATGTCAATCAAAAAAGATACGTTAA
- a CDS encoding DNA alkylation repair protein — translation MYMELNDKLKKIKQSFRLYMNGPASQSMREKGLNYNVNWGVPLINLHEMAKEYGKDYELAIALFKENVRECKILATLIMPADRMEADLAEVWLEQTRTQEIAEMLAMNLFQHVDYASVLAFECIASENNLYQICGFNLLGRLFGKGLEPNERGINEFLDQAAVALSNENMGVKHAAMNAILSFAELGNDYEMIVRKALHGVVEI, via the coding sequence ATGTATATGGAATTGAATGATAAGTTGAAGAAAATCAAGCAAAGCTTCAGACTTTATATGAATGGGCCTGCTTCTCAGTCTATGCGTGAGAAGGGACTGAATTACAATGTCAATTGGGGTGTGCCATTGATAAACCTTCATGAAATGGCCAAGGAATATGGAAAGGATTATGAACTTGCCATTGCTTTGTTTAAGGAGAATGTGCGTGAATGCAAGATTCTTGCCACATTGATTATGCCAGCCGATAGAATGGAGGCTGATTTGGCTGAAGTTTGGTTGGAACAGACCCGCACACAGGAAATTGCCGAAATGTTGGCCATGAATCTTTTCCAACATGTGGATTATGCCTCTGTTCTTGCTTTTGAATGTATTGCTTCAGAGAATAATCTCTATCAGATTTGTGGTTTCAATCTTTTGGGTAGATTGTTTGGAAAGGGGCTGGAACCCAATGAACGTGGTATTAATGAATTCTTGGATCAAGCAGCTGTAGCACTGAGTAATGAAAATATGGGTGTTAAACATGCTGCTATGAACGCCATTTTGAGTTTCGCGGAGTTGGGGAATGACTATGAAATGATTGTCAGGAAGGCCTTGCATGGCGTTGTTGAGATTTAA
- a CDS encoding dipeptidyl-peptidase 3 family protein, producing the protein MNYIDEKFADIQLLRYKLEGFEALRLQQKIYIYYLSKAVLSGRDITFDQFGKYNLSIRKVLESIFLLYNGSRDTHDFQALTVYLKRVWFSNGIYHHYGCDKFKPEFSKDFFCDAYNSLSYEQLALGSEEEKNNLLNEILSVIFDADYLPKRVNKAEGVDLIKTSACNFYEDVSQSEVESFYNGMKVEGDARPVSYGLNSKLTKQNGKLTELVYKANGMYGNKIRQIIHWLAKASQYAENEQQKKVIAILIKYYQTGDLKYFDEYSIEWLKEQDGQVDFINGFIEVYGDPLGLKGSWEGIIEYKDAEATKRTRLISENAQWFEDHSPVDRRFKKKTVRGVTANVICAAMLGGDEYPSTAIGINLPNADWIRAEHGSKSVTIGNLTDAYSKASRGNGFMQEFVIDDETRALIDRYGDLCDELHTDLHECLGHGSGQLLKETDPDALKAYGNTIEEARADLFGLYYLADDKLVELGLTPDREAYKSQYYTYMQNGLLTQAVRIELGNDIEEAHMRNRALIANWALDMDVEQQIVALEMHGGKHYVSVKDYDGLRGIFARQLGEIQRIKSEGDFNAARALVEKYAVHIDSQLHREILERYEKLGIAPYKGFLNPWMKPEYDENGNIVDIKLDYTESYAHQMMRYSSEY; encoded by the coding sequence ATGAACTATATAGATGAAAAGTTTGCCGACATCCAGTTGTTGAGGTATAAATTGGAAGGTTTTGAAGCTCTGAGGCTTCAACAGAAAATATATATATATTATCTGTCGAAGGCTGTTCTTTCAGGCAGAGACATCACGTTTGACCAATTTGGAAAATATAATCTTAGCATTCGCAAGGTGCTTGAAAGTATTTTCCTTCTTTACAACGGCAGCCGTGACACTCATGACTTTCAGGCGTTGACAGTCTATTTGAAACGAGTGTGGTTCTCAAATGGTATCTATCATCACTATGGGTGTGATAAATTCAAACCTGAATTCAGTAAGGACTTTTTTTGTGATGCCTACAATAGCCTTTCCTATGAACAGTTGGCATTAGGGTCAGAGGAAGAAAAGAACAATTTGCTGAATGAAATTCTGTCGGTTATCTTTGATGCTGACTATTTGCCAAAGCGTGTTAACAAGGCTGAAGGCGTAGACCTCATCAAGACGTCTGCCTGCAACTTCTATGAAGATGTTTCGCAAAGTGAGGTTGAAAGTTTTTATAATGGCATGAAGGTGGAGGGAGATGCTCGTCCTGTTTCCTATGGACTTAATTCTAAGTTGACCAAGCAAAACGGGAAGTTGACAGAGCTTGTCTATAAGGCAAATGGCATGTATGGCAATAAAATCCGTCAAATCATCCATTGGCTGGCGAAGGCTTCTCAATATGCTGAAAACGAACAGCAGAAGAAGGTTATAGCCATTTTGATAAAGTATTATCAGACGGGCGACCTTAAATACTTTGACGAGTATTCTATTGAGTGGTTGAAAGAGCAGGATGGACAAGTTGATTTCATCAATGGCTTCATAGAAGTTTATGGTGACCCCTTGGGATTGAAAGGCTCGTGGGAGGGGATTATTGAGTATAAGGATGCTGAGGCAACAAAGCGTACTCGTCTGATCAGCGAGAATGCGCAGTGGTTTGAAGACCATTCCCCTGTGGACAGGAGGTTTAAGAAAAAGACTGTTCGGGGCGTGACGGCAAATGTCATTTGTGCGGCAATGCTCGGAGGAGACGAATATCCCTCTACAGCTATAGGTATAAATCTTCCGAATGCCGACTGGATTAGAGCAGAGCATGGTTCTAAAAGTGTCACCATTGGAAACCTCACAGATGCCTATAGTAAGGCTTCGCGAGGGAATGGTTTCATGCAGGAGTTTGTCATTGATGATGAAACGCGGGCGCTCATTGATAGATATGGAGACTTGTGTGATGAACTTCATACGGATTTGCATGAGTGTCTTGGACATGGCAGTGGTCAGTTGTTGAAGGAAACGGATCCCGATGCACTGAAAGCTTACGGAAATACGATAGAAGAGGCGCGTGCCGATTTGTTTGGACTGTATTATCTGGCTGATGACAAGTTGGTAGAATTGGGACTGACCCCAGATAGGGAAGCCTATAAAAGCCAATATTATACTTATATGCAAAATGGTCTGCTGACACAGGCCGTAAGGATAGAATTGGGTAATGACATCGAAGAGGCACACATGAGAAATCGGGCATTGATAGCCAATTGGGCACTCGATATGGATGTAGAACAGCAGATAGTAGCATTAGAGATGCATGGCGGAAAGCATTATGTGTCAGTGAAGGATTACGATGGCTTGAGAGGAATTTTTGCCCGTCAGTTGGGCGAAATACAACGTATCAAGAGTGAAGGTGATTTCAATGCAGCTCGGGCATTGGTTGAAAAATATGCCGTTCACATAGACTCTCAGTTGCATCGGGAGATTCTTGAACGCTATGAAAAGTTGGGGATAGCCCCTTATAAAGGTTTTTTGAACCCGTGGATGAAGCCTGAATACGATGAAAATGGCAATATTGTGGATATCAAGTTGGATTATACAGAAAGCTATGCACATCAGATGATGCGTTATTCAAGTGAATATTAA
- a CDS encoding helix-turn-helix domain-containing protein, producing the protein MAKYNITEKREKEAVYRTLVRPGLMDELKEKILDIILIQKKYKDKDYSAKKLADELGTNTRYISAVVNVKFHMNYTSFVNKYRIEEAMTLLADKRYKELNMEDISDMVGFSNRQSFYASFFKLNGCTPRDYKLRHFQQNAVQTEVPKKRGRKPGSKNVTKALSVE; encoded by the coding sequence ATGGCAAAGTATAACATTACGGAGAAGCGGGAAAAGGAGGCGGTATACCGTACTCTTGTCAGGCCCGGTCTGATGGATGAATTGAAAGAAAAAATCCTTGATATTATTCTTATTCAGAAGAAATATAAGGATAAGGATTACTCTGCCAAGAAGCTCGCTGACGAGTTAGGTACAAACACGCGTTATATTTCAGCTGTTGTAAACGTAAAGTTTCACATGAACTATACTTCTTTCGTTAATAAATATCGAATAGAAGAAGCGATGACACTTCTGGCTGACAAACGCTACAAGGAACTGAACATGGAAGATATTTCCGACATGGTAGGTTTCTCTAATCGTCAGTCTTTTTATGCTTCATTTTTCAAACTGAATGGTTGTACGCCACGCGACTACAAGCTTCGTCATTTCCAGCAGAACGCTGTACAGACAGAGGTGCCGAAGAAACGGGGAAGAAAGCCTGGTTCGAAAAATGTTACAAAGGCATTGAGTGTAGAATGA
- a CDS encoding ectonucleotide pyrophosphatase/phosphodiesterase, with the protein MKKILTILLIFFFTTPCLARKDFYTIIVSLDGCRWDYPEWYETPFLNYMAENGVKSGLIPSYPSKTFPNHYTLATGLYPDHHGIIANSFVNRKDGQIFSLGNPKTKTDSRFYGGEPIWVTAKKQGKRVFTYHWPGSDVKVKNLYPDVWFNYNQHHLTVSERITLASQAINAKSAPDLIMIYFEEPDHQGHDFGPQSPHTKDALRNMDAHLQDLWENIQQGPRKDSVNLIVVSDHGMTLVSPERKIECKKYLNPKWYERVEGNLPAQIYCKKGYVDSVYNALKDLPHQRVWRKKDIPAYLHYGTHVNIGDIVVDPQEGWLVTDDKVKTGGMHGYDPTYSDMQAIFRAMGPSFRHITYPHFQNVNVYALLCHLIGITPAPNDGNFQEVSPLLN; encoded by the coding sequence ATGAAGAAAATACTTACCATCCTGCTCATCTTTTTCTTTACAACTCCATGCTTGGCACGTAAAGATTTTTATACCATTATCGTTTCTCTTGATGGTTGCCGTTGGGACTATCCCGAATGGTATGAGACGCCTTTCTTAAACTATATGGCTGAGAATGGTGTCAAATCGGGACTGATTCCCTCCTATCCCTCCAAAACTTTCCCTAATCATTATACACTTGCAACAGGACTTTATCCCGACCACCATGGCATTATAGCAAACTCATTTGTCAACAGAAAGGACGGACAGATATTTTCTCTCGGCAACCCCAAGACTAAAACTGACAGCAGATTCTACGGAGGAGAACCGATATGGGTTACTGCCAAAAAACAAGGCAAACGCGTTTTCACCTATCATTGGCCCGGAAGTGATGTCAAAGTGAAGAACCTCTATCCCGATGTGTGGTTCAACTACAATCAGCATCATCTCACCGTGAGCGAACGCATCACATTAGCTTCACAAGCCATCAACGCAAAAAGCGCCCCCGACCTCATCATGATTTATTTCGAGGAGCCTGACCACCAAGGCCACGACTTCGGCCCACAGAGCCCACACACCAAGGATGCACTCAGAAACATGGATGCTCACTTACAGGACTTATGGGAAAACATCCAGCAAGGACCGCGCAAAGACAGTGTCAACCTCATTGTTGTCTCCGACCACGGCATGACATTGGTGAGCCCCGAGCGAAAAATAGAATGCAAAAAATATCTTAACCCGAAATGGTATGAACGCGTTGAAGGCAACCTGCCCGCACAAATCTATTGCAAGAAAGGCTATGTAGACTCGGTTTACAATGCCTTGAAAGACCTGCCGCATCAGCGGGTATGGCGCAAGAAAGACATTCCGGCTTACCTGCATTATGGAACACACGTGAACATCGGCGATATCGTTGTAGACCCGCAAGAGGGGTGGCTGGTAACCGACGACAAGGTCAAAACAGGCGGCATGCACGGCTACGACCCTACCTATAGCGACATGCAAGCCATTTTCAGAGCCATGGGCCCGAGTTTCCGACATATCACTTACCCACACTTCCAAAATGTCAATGTCTACGCCCTTCTGTGCCACCTCATCGGGATAACTCCCGCGCCCAACGACGGAAACTTCCAGGAAGTGAGCCCCCTGCTGAACTAA
- a CDS encoding tagaturonate reductase has translation MNELKSLNKRTAPKSTMPERIIQFGEGNFLRAFVDWIVFNMNQKTDFNASVVVVQPIEHGMIDWLNGQDCLYHLNLQGKENGQSVNTLTRIDAISRALNPYTQHQAFMALAEQPEMRFIISNTTEAGIAFDETCKFADKPASSYPGKLVQLLFHRYQYFHGAPNKGMIIMPCELIFLNGHRLKECIYQYIELWKDDLGSDYKGFKDWFTDNCFVCATLVDRIVPGFPRENISEIQQQICYKDNLVVKAETFHLWVIEKAENMTVEQLQEEFPAHKAGLHVLITDNEKPYHARKVTLLNGPHTVLSPVAYLSGVDIVRDACEHPVIGKYIHKVQFEELMQTLDLPQDELQQFASDVLERFENPFVDHQVTSIMLNSFPKYETRDLPGLKIYLERKGTLPQGLVFGLAAIITYYKGGNREDGTAIVPNDDPKIMDKLTELWNTADTRKVAEGVLALKEVWHENLNKTVPGLTEMLKKHLDLIQAKGMLEAVKEII, from the coding sequence ATGAATGAATTAAAATCCTTGAACAAGCGTACAGCCCCCAAAAGCACTATGCCTGAGAGAATCATCCAGTTTGGAGAAGGTAATTTTCTCCGTGCCTTTGTTGACTGGATTGTCTTCAACATGAATCAGAAGACAGACTTCAACGCTTCTGTCGTTGTCGTTCAACCTATCGAACACGGCATGATTGACTGGCTCAACGGACAGGATTGCCTCTATCATCTGAATCTGCAAGGCAAAGAAAATGGTCAGTCTGTCAACACGCTGACACGCATTGATGCCATTAGCCGCGCCCTCAACCCCTACACACAACACCAGGCTTTCATGGCTCTGGCAGAGCAACCCGAAATGCGATTTATTATTTCCAACACCACCGAAGCTGGTATTGCCTTTGATGAAACCTGCAAGTTTGCAGACAAGCCTGCATCCAGCTATCCCGGCAAGCTGGTTCAACTCCTGTTCCACCGTTACCAATATTTCCATGGAGCCCCCAACAAGGGAATGATTATCATGCCGTGTGAACTGATTTTCCTCAATGGGCATCGGCTGAAAGAGTGTATCTATCAATACATAGAACTGTGGAAAGACGACCTCGGAAGTGACTATAAAGGCTTCAAGGATTGGTTTACCGACAATTGCTTCGTCTGTGCAACGCTTGTCGACAGAATTGTTCCAGGCTTCCCTCGTGAAAACATCAGCGAAATCCAACAGCAAATCTGCTATAAGGACAATCTTGTGGTCAAGGCCGAGACTTTCCACCTGTGGGTTATCGAAAAAGCTGAAAACATGACCGTAGAGCAGCTGCAGGAAGAGTTTCCCGCGCACAAGGCAGGCCTGCACGTGCTTATCACCGACAACGAGAAACCCTATCATGCGCGCAAGGTGACACTGCTCAACGGTCCCCACACAGTGCTTTCTCCTGTAGCCTACCTGAGTGGTGTAGACATTGTCCGTGATGCATGCGAGCACCCAGTGATAGGCAAGTATATTCATAAAGTTCAGTTTGAAGAACTCATGCAGACATTGGACTTGCCCCAAGACGAACTCCAACAGTTTGCCTCTGATGTGCTCGAGCGCTTTGAAAATCCCTTTGTCGATCATCAGGTCACTTCTATCATGCTCAACTCTTTCCCAAAATATGAAACACGCGACCTACCCGGACTGAAAATATATCTGGAAAGGAAAGGCACCCTTCCTCAAGGACTTGTATTTGGCTTGGCAGCCATTATCACTTATTATAAAGGTGGCAACCGTGAAGATGGAACAGCCATTGTTCCAAACGATGACCCTAAAATCATGGATAAACTGACAGAACTCTGGAACACGGCAGACACACGAAAGGTGGCAGAAGGCGTCCTTGCACTCAAAGAGGTATGGCATGAAAACCTCAACAAGACCGTACCTGGACTTACAGAAATGCTCAAGAAACATCTCGACCTCATCCAAGCCAAAGGTATGCTCGAGGCGGTCAAGGAAATTATCTGA
- a CDS encoding TIGR02757 family protein has product MDRKIKKTLEKAALQYETETFLFDDPSFFMHIPADNHDKEIIAFIASCLSYGRRELFFPKIQYILDSSEGKLSSWLLSDAFKENIPDNQQTFYRLYTNHTVHLFLDNLKNLLVAYGSMENFARLHTCNHQAITLIEALCTFFNTGEHSHIVPRNTLSSCKRLCMFLRWMVRNDSPVDLGLWSEIIDKRTLIMPLDTHVIQEANRLGLITSKSTSMKAANKLTAIMLDIFPEDPLKGDFALFGYGVNY; this is encoded by the coding sequence ATGGACAGAAAAATAAAAAAAACACTTGAGAAGGCGGCACTGCAATATGAAACAGAGACGTTCCTCTTTGACGATCCCTCTTTTTTCATGCACATACCGGCAGACAATCACGACAAGGAAATCATAGCATTTATAGCCTCCTGCCTAAGCTATGGCCGACGGGAATTATTCTTTCCCAAGATTCAATACATTCTCGATAGTTCTGAAGGAAAACTAAGCAGCTGGCTTCTTTCAGACGCATTCAAAGAAAATATTCCCGACAATCAACAAACGTTCTACAGACTATACACCAACCACACAGTTCATCTGTTCCTCGACAACCTGAAAAATCTGCTCGTGGCCTATGGCTCCATGGAAAACTTTGCAAGACTTCACACCTGCAATCATCAGGCTATCACGCTGATAGAGGCGCTCTGCACATTCTTCAACACAGGAGAACATTCACACATCGTACCGCGCAACACACTGTCAAGTTGCAAAAGACTCTGCATGTTTCTGCGTTGGATGGTACGCAACGACTCCCCTGTCGACCTCGGTCTGTGGAGTGAAATTATTGATAAGCGAACGCTCATCATGCCACTTGACACCCATGTCATTCAAGAGGCCAACCGATTAGGACTTATCACATCAAAAAGCACAAGCATGAAAGCAGCCAACAAACTTACTGCCATCATGCTTGACATATTTCCCGAAGACCCTCTGAAAGGTGACTTCGCACTTTTCGGCTATGGCGTAAACTACTGA
- a CDS encoding glucosaminidase domain-containing protein, producing MMKKMSIFLFLCLFAASNMTAQMRWNSVYQGYIDQYKNLAIEEMLRYNIPASITLAQGVFESGAGRSELTVKGNNHFGIKCHDWLGNTIYHDDDERNECFRAYDNAMQSYEDHSNFLRNNVRYRSLFSLRRTDYRGWARGLKACGYATNPLYADKLIELIELYKLYELDRATGYDKFMAKRGGYDKPVSKGMPLHPIKIYNQNYYIIARAGDTFKGIGKEIDISYRRIARYNERNKDDMLQPGEVIYLKKKQKRADKAYKGRPHIVRPNESMYSIAQMYGIRLKSLYKMNHLSPDYQIRVGDVLRVY from the coding sequence ATGATGAAAAAAATGTCGATATTCTTGTTTCTTTGTCTGTTTGCGGCATCGAATATGACTGCACAGATGCGTTGGAATTCTGTATATCAGGGATACATAGACCAGTACAAGAACCTTGCCATCGAAGAAATGCTTCGCTATAACATTCCTGCAAGTATCACTTTGGCTCAGGGAGTCTTTGAAAGTGGGGCTGGCAGAAGTGAGCTTACCGTCAAGGGAAACAATCATTTTGGAATAAAGTGTCATGATTGGCTTGGAAACACTATTTATCATGATGATGATGAACGTAATGAATGCTTTAGGGCATACGATAATGCGATGCAAAGTTATGAGGATCACAGTAACTTTCTTCGGAATAACGTAAGATACCGTAGTTTGTTCTCGCTTCGGCGTACAGATTACCGTGGGTGGGCTCGTGGCTTGAAAGCCTGTGGATATGCCACCAACCCTCTGTATGCGGATAAATTGATAGAACTCATTGAACTTTATAAACTCTATGAACTCGACCGGGCCACTGGGTATGACAAGTTCATGGCAAAGCGTGGCGGTTATGATAAGCCTGTTTCAAAGGGTATGCCCCTGCATCCCATTAAGATTTATAATCAGAATTATTATATCATTGCACGTGCCGGTGATACTTTCAAGGGTATTGGAAAGGAGATTGATATTTCTTATCGTCGAATTGCCAGATATAATGAGCGTAATAAGGATGATATGCTTCAGCCGGGTGAGGTTATCTATCTGAAAAAGAAACAGAAGAGGGCAGACAAGGCTTATAAGGGGCGTCCACATATTGTGAGGCCCAATGAAAGCATGTATAGTATTGCGCAGATGTATGGAATCAGATTGAAGAGCCTCTACAAGATGAATCATCTTTCGCCTGACTATCAGATAAGAGTTGGTGACGTGTTGAGAGTTTATTAA
- a CDS encoding 2-amino-4-hydroxy-6-hydroxymethyldihydropteridine diphosphokinase gives MSYDKQIIMALGSNHNPLQNISHAEVILKQLFPDITFSKRLWTNPIGMTSPQFLNTLAICSTKESLKETLHDIKHIELLCGDTQSQRKEKIVAMDIDILKYGSQKLHENDWNRPYIQQLLKEMKLK, from the coding sequence ATGTCTTACGATAAACAGATAATCATGGCTTTGGGGTCTAATCATAATCCTCTGCAAAACATATCCCATGCAGAAGTGATATTGAAACAGTTGTTCCCAGACATCACTTTTTCCAAACGACTGTGGACAAATCCCATAGGCATGACTTCTCCCCAATTTCTCAACACACTTGCCATTTGCTCTACGAAAGAGAGTCTCAAAGAAACACTCCATGATATCAAACACATCGAACTTCTATGCGGTGACACGCAGTCTCAGCGTAAGGAAAAGATTGTCGCCATGGACATCGACATCCTTAAATATGGAAGCCAGAAGCTTCATGAAAACGATTGGAATCGTCCCTATATCCAGCAACTCCTTAAAGAAATGAAACTAAAATGA